The DNA sequence AGATTTATCGTAAAAAAGCTAGGCGAGTTATGAAGAGTTACAGCAAATTCTTTTGTTTTTGCGATCTCAGGCTGAAGGGCTAAATTTGGAAATATCGTAAAATCAGGATGCTGAAAAGTAAAATAAATTTCATCAGATGTTGGAGCTCTAAAGCCATTTG is a window from the Campylobacter concisus genome containing:
- a CDS encoding TonB-dependent receptor domain-containing protein, whose translation is NGFRAPTSDEIYFTFQHPDFTIFPNLALQPEIAKTKEFAVTLHNSPSFFTINLFQTDYKNFIDLKYIGRGTLTYGNAGSRMPVEKYQNVNRAKARVRG